Proteins encoded together in one Myxocyprinus asiaticus isolate MX2 ecotype Aquarium Trade chromosome 21, UBuf_Myxa_2, whole genome shotgun sequence window:
- the gpr75 gene encoding probable G-protein coupled receptor 75: MCTMNSTAWPLDLAEFVKPRGFNSSQSQSASTSSWALIHTATLALCSLLLVLIFCLGSYGNLVVFLSFFDPAFRKFRTNFDFMILNLSFCDLFICCVTAPMFALVLFLDVGNAGGGVSKGFCFAFHLTSSGFIIMSLETVAVIALHRLRMVLGQQPNRTASFPCTLALTALLWTTSFTLAALVTLRAYPKSSGPCLPHFGLTGNKAKVVLYVYIADFAFCVGVVSISYLMIAQALRKNAQVRKCPIITVDARRPPAPHPPLIAAGFEGMQCTVQVPSLYRNQTYNKLQHVQTHSFTKRTNQPLVPGAAAGATCCQLVSTVNLATAKDSKAVVTCVVIVISVLLCCLPLGISLAQDMVSPESSFIHYQFELCGFALIFLKSGINPFVYSRNSAGLRRRVLCCLQWLTLGFLCCKPKTRLHSMGKGSLEVNRNKSSHHETNSAYMLSPKPQRRLVDQACGPSHSRDSMPSPVATAGRKPRPPSTSTPINTRIEPYYSIYNSSPSVGPSSPNTLQPVNSQTTAFAKSYIAMHYHTHQEVLQDFDSTSAHQIPIPSV; this comes from the coding sequence ATGTGTACCATGAACAGCACTGCCTGGCCTTTGGACCTGGCTGAGTTTGTGAAACCTCGGGGCTTCAACAGCTCCCAAAGCCAGTCTGCTTCCACCAGCAGCTGGGCCTTGATCCACACAGCCACCCTTGCCTTGTGCTCCCTTCTCTTGGTCCTCATCTTTTGTCTCGGTTCTTATGGCAACCTGGTGGTCTTCTTGTCCTTCTTCGACCCCGCGTTCCGCAAGTTCCGCACAAACTTCGACTTCATGATCCTCAACCTGTCCTTCTGCGACCTGTTCATTTGCTGTGTCACTGCGCCCATGTTTGCACTGGTACTCTTTCTGGATGTTGGAAATGCTGGTGGTGGAGTATCCAAGGGCTTCTGCTTTGCCTTCCACCTCACCAGCTCGGGCTTCATCATTATGTCCCTCGAGACAGTGGCTGTGATTGCCCTGCATCGCCTTCGCATGGTCCTGGGTCAGCAACCCAACCGTACAGCCTCTTTCCCCTGTACTCTGGCCCTCACGGCACTCTTATGGACCACCAGTTTCACGCTGGCAGCATTGGTTACCTTGCGAGCATATCCCAAGAGCTCTGGGCCCTGCCTGCCCCACTTTGGTCTTACTGGCAACAAGGCCAAGGTAGTATTATACGTCTATATTGCAGATTTTGCTTTCTGTGTAGGTGTGGTGTCCATCTCGTACCTCATGATCGCCCAGGCGTTGCGGAAGAATGCACAGGTACGAAAGTGTCCCATTATCACGGTAGATGCGAGACGCCCACCTGCTCCTCACCCACCGCTCATAGCTGCTGGTTTCGAAGGCATGCAGTGTACAGTCCAGGTGCCCTCACTTTACCGCAACCAGACATACAACAAGCTCCAGCATGTCCAGACGCACTCCTTCACCAAGAGGACCAACCAACCCCTAGTGCCTGGGGCTGCCGCTGGAGCAACCTGCTGCCAGCTGGTCTCCACTGTAAACCTGGCGACAGCCAAGGACTCTAAGGCTGTGGTGACATGCGTGGTGATTGTCATTTCTGTGTTGTTGTGCTGTCTGCCACTGGGCATATCCTTAGCGCAGGATATGGTGTCACCAGAAAGCAGCTTCATTCATTACCAGTTTGAGCTTTGTGGATTCGCCCTCATCTTCCTCAAGTCTGGCATCAACCCATTTGTGTACTCGCGGAACAGCGCGGGTTTGCGACGCCGTGTGCTTTGCTGCCTCCAGTGGCTGACGTTAGGATTTCTATGCTGCAAGCCCAAGACACGCCTGCATTCCATGGGCAAAGGGAGTCTGGAAGTAAATCGCAACAAGTCCTCGCACCACGAGACCAACTCAGCTTATATGCTCTCACCGAAGCCCCAGAGGAGGCTGGTGGATCAGGCTTGTGGACCCAGTCACTCCCGGGACAGCATGCCTAGTCCCGTTGCCACAGCTGGACGCAAGCCCCGGCCCCCAAGCACATCTACGCCTATCAACACACGTATAGAGCCCTACTACAGCATCTATAACAGCAGTCCGTCAGTAGGACCAAGTTCCCCCAATACCCTGCAGCCGGTCAACTCTCAAACCACTGCCTTTGCCAAGAGCTACATTGCTATGCACTACCACACCCACCAAGAGGTGCTGCAGGACTTTGACAGCACCTCGGCTCATCAGATTCCTATCCCATCAGTCTGA